The nucleotide sequence AGAATATTATAAAAGGAAATGAGATTAACTCTCATTTCCTTTAAAAAATCTTATTATTTCATCTGCAACTTTTTCTTTCTCTATATCATTTACTACTACATGAGGGCTTTTTTCTAATACTACAGTTTCAATTACTTTCGAGCTAATATTATTTTTTATTATATTTGCAACACTTAAAGGAACTGCTCCATCTCTTTTTGATACAATTATTAATGTATCGCTTTTTACCATATTAAGTCTTTTTCTTGCTAATTTTTGAAGTTTATATAAATTTGCTCCTCCAGAAGGCCAATCATAATCCCAGTATTCTCTTGCTAATCTATTTAACCCATCTTCTTCATAATTATCTTTTTCTTTACGCTCAATTTTTTTAGTAAACCATTTTATTATAGGAGTTAATTTTAATAATTTATTTCTAGCCTCTAAAGCAGGTGCTGCTAATGCTATCTTTTTTGGATTAAATTGTGCTGCTATTAATAACGATAATACTCCACCCATAGATAATCCTGATACATAAACATTTCCATATTTCGAATTTAATTCTATATACGAATCAACAACTCTTCTTAACCAATCTTTCCAATTACTATTTAAAAAATCTATTGAGTTTGTCCCATGACCTGGTAATCTTGGTATATAAACAGTAAAGCCCGCTTCATTTAATCTATAACCTAAATAATACATATCATGTGGAGTTCCAGTATAGCCATGAATAAGTAATACTGCATCTTTACCTCCTTCTAAAAATAACGGATGGGATTTTTCATATATAATTTTTGTATCTTTTGGTATATTATCCAAAAACATCTTATCGCCCCCTAAACTATTTTCTATATAATTTTATCACAATTTATAAAAAATCTCTAAAGTATAAAAAATTTTAGTCGAAATATATATCGGTTGAAAAAAATTATTACATTTCACACGGAGGTGGAATTATGAGAATTTATCACAACATGGAAGCTATGAATGCTTGGAGAACACTTACTGGTGTAAAAAGCGATATGGGGAAATCTTTAGAAAAGTTATCCTCAGGTTTAAGAATTAACAGAGCAGCTGATGATGCAGCAGGTTTGGCTATTTCTGAAAAGATGAGAAACCAAATTAAAGGTTTAGACACTGCGGTTAGAAATGCTCAAGATGCTATTTCTATGATTCAAACTGCTGAAGGTGGATTAGATGAAGTTCACTCTATCTTGAAGCGTATGAGAGAATTAGCAGTTCAAGCAACATCAGACACAAACACTGATGCAGATAGAGTTCAATTACAAAATGAATTTACTGAATTAAGAGATGAAATCAACAGAATAGCAAAAACAACACAATTTAACACAAAAAATTTATTAGATGGTTCTTTAAAAGAAACAAGAGATGCTGAAGCTAAATTAGTTTCTCCTGGTTCTGCTCATTTTGCTGTTGGAACATTGGTTTCACAAAATTATACAAAATCAGGTAATATAATATTAGAAGTGGGACAATTTACTGGATCTTCTGCAAGCACTCTAGAAGTAAAAGCTACTTTTATTACAGCTACAGGAAGTGCTGTTACTTATGTTGCTTCTACTGCTGGAGCTTTAACTATTGCAGGAACATCAATAACCTGGGATACAAATCAAATTGCATCAATTAATGATTACGGAGGAACTTTAGCTACTGGAACAGTTGTTGACGGTGGCGCAGCTGTTGTATATGGTCAAGTTACTGCTGGCGCTACTGGTGTTGCACCATTAAACTTCCATATAGGAGCTAATGAAGGTCAAGTTATTTCTATGGGTTTTGAAAGTATGAAAGCTGATGATTTGGGTTTAACTACTGGAATAAGCATTGACTCTGCATCAAATGCTGAATTTGCTATTAGTGCTGTTGATGCTGCTGTATATAGAGTTTCTGCTTTCAGAGCTAAACTTGGTGCTGCTCAAAATAGGCTTGAACATACAGTTAAGAACTTAGGTGTTGCTTCTGAAAACTTAACTGCTGCTGAATCACGTATTAGAGATGCTGACATGGCTAAGGTTATGGCTGAATTTACTAAACAACAAATACTCATGCAATCAGGTACTGCTATGTTATCTCAATCAAATCAATTACCTCAACAAGTATTACAATTACTAAGATAATATTTAATTAAAGGGCGAATGGATTCGCCCTTTTTTGTTTTTAAAATTCGATTCAAGATATTTAATTATTATAATCAAATTATCATTTAAATCGAATTTTTCAGTCACAAATTATTTATTATAAAAATATATAAAAGTAGTACGAATTAATGATAAGTAATTATTATTAATTTCAAATAAAAATCCCATCCTTGGAAAGGATGGGATTTTTATAAAATTATATTTTTGATTTTTTCAACCAACCAATAACAATTGGACTTGCAATATATAATGATGAATATGTACCTACTACAACACCTACAGCTAATCCAAATGCAAATGGAGCAATTGCTTTTCCACCCCAAATTAATATTGGTAAAACTACTAAAAATGTTGTTAAAGATGTATTTATTGATCTTACAATAACTTCATTAATACTTATATTTACTATTTCTTCAATGCTATTTTTACCTCTGTATTTTTTCATATTTTCCCTTATCTTATCATATACAACAATTGTATCATTTAATGAATAACCTGCTAAAGTTAAGAAAGCTGCAATTGCTGCTACGTTAATTTCAATATTAAACATTGAATAAAAACCCATAGTTATTAATATATCATGAGCTAATGCTAAAATTGCTCCAACACCAAATGAAAATTTAAATCTCAATGTTATATATGCAAGTAATAATATTAATGAAATAATTACAGCATACCAAGCATATGATTTAATTTCTTCTGCAGCATAACCTGAAACATCATTAAATTCTAAAAATTCTATTTTAACACCTTTTTCAGAAAATTTCGCTTTCATTTGATTAATTAACTCTTCTTTTAATGAAGTGTCTCCTGATAAAGAGTCTTTCAAAACAACAGAATATTGGAATAACTGTGTATTTTCAACATTTAAATTTTTTAATTTTGCAATTTTTGCTGTAGCATAATCTGATTTAATTGATGTTAAAATATCCCTCACTTCATTTACTTCTACTTCTTTATCTGAAGAAATTACAAATTCTGTTCCGCCTGCAAAGTCAACACCTAAATTAAACCCTTTGGTGAAAACAAAAATCAAACTAGCTATTATTAATAACAATGATAAAAGAAGAAATACTTTTCTTTTTCCGACAAAATCAAACATCATTTTCCCTCCTCTGCAGCCGCTTTTTGATATTTTTTCACGTTTATTAGATGGCTTGTGGATTCAAGAATTGATCTTGAAACTACTAAATTAGTAAACATACTACCTAAAGTACCAATAATCAATGTAATTGCAAATCCTCTAACTGTACCTGTAGCAAAGTAGTATAATACAACACCAGCTAATACTGTAGTTAAATTAGCATCAAATAATGTCCAGAATGCTTTATCAAAACCAAATCTAACGGCTGTTAAAGGAGGTCTTCCATGTCTCAATTCCTCTTTTATTCTTTCATAAATAATTACATTACCATCCACCGTTGTACCAAAGGTTAAAATAATACCTGCAAGACCTGGTAATGTTAAAATTGCATTTGTTCCTGCTAATATCCCTAATAATAACATTGAGTTAAATAACAATGCTATATCAGCAACTACACCCATCCAACCATAGAAAAATACCATGTATATCATAACTATTGCTAAACCAATTAATCCAGCTTTTATTATAGTTTCAACAACATCTCTACCTAATGTAGGACCTGTTGTCCTTTCTTGGAATTTAACTAAATCAACAGGTAAATTTCCAGCTTTAATTAAAGCAGCAACATTTCTAGCTTCTTCAATTGATTGAATTCCAGTAATTTCCGCACTACCACCAGTTATTTTTTGATTTACTGTAGGAGCTATAATAACTCTATTATCTAAAATGATAGCTAATCTTTTTCCAATCAAATTACCAGTAACTAATTCAAATTTTTTGCTTCCTTGAGAACTGAATTTTAGATTAACTTTAAATCCTTGATCTCTTGTGTTAATGTCAGCATTTGCATCAATTACTTCAGCACCTGTAAATTCAAATGGTTCTGCTCCAAAAGTAAAGTATTTTTTTACTTTATACCATGTTGTTTCATCATACATGTCTCTCACATAATCATATAATTCTTCTTCATTACCATTAATTACAACATATTTATTTCTTGAAACATTTGGTTTCACATCTGATGTTTGAACTTCAATAACTTCAGCAAAATATAATTTACCTCTACTACCAATTAACTTTTCTGCTGTTTCAACATCTGTAATTCCTGGAATTTCAACACGAACTCTAATTTTATTACCACTAACTACTTTTGTAACTACAGCTTCTGTATATCCAGCAGCATCTAATCTTTTTCTTAAAACTAAAATAACATTATCTATAATTTCGTTTGGATCGGTTCCTTCATCTAATTTCATATCGTATTCTAACATACTTCCGCCTTGAATATCCAAACCTAATTTAATGTTTGATAAATATTTTAACACCCCAGAGTTTTCTACATTTTCATTTGATGGCCAAAAAAACATTAATAAGGCCGTTAGTATAACTAATACTGATATGATTACTCTAACTCTATGCGCTTTCACAAAACCAACCTCCTTGATAATTACTTTTCTTCTTTTTCTTCTTTATTTGATTTGGATAAAATTGCAACTATTGAGCTTTTT is from Marinitoga litoralis and encodes:
- the secD gene encoding protein translocase subunit SecD: MKAHRVRVIISVLVILTALLMFFWPSNENVENSGVLKYLSNIKLGLDIQGGSMLEYDMKLDEGTDPNEIIDNVILVLRKRLDAAGYTEAVVTKVVSGNKIRVRVEIPGITDVETAEKLIGSRGKLYFAEVIEVQTSDVKPNVSRNKYVVINGNEEELYDYVRDMYDETTWYKVKKYFTFGAEPFEFTGAEVIDANADINTRDQGFKVNLKFSSQGSKKFELVTGNLIGKRLAIILDNRVIIAPTVNQKITGGSAEITGIQSIEEARNVAALIKAGNLPVDLVKFQERTTGPTLGRDVVETIIKAGLIGLAIVMIYMVFFYGWMGVVADIALLFNSMLLLGILAGTNAILTLPGLAGIILTFGTTVDGNVIIYERIKEELRHGRPPLTAVRFGFDKAFWTLFDANLTTVLAGVVLYYFATGTVRGFAITLIIGTLGSMFTNLVVSRSILESTSHLINVKKYQKAAAEEGK
- a CDS encoding flagellin, which translates into the protein MRIYHNMEAMNAWRTLTGVKSDMGKSLEKLSSGLRINRAADDAAGLAISEKMRNQIKGLDTAVRNAQDAISMIQTAEGGLDEVHSILKRMRELAVQATSDTNTDADRVQLQNEFTELRDEINRIAKTTQFNTKNLLDGSLKETRDAEAKLVSPGSAHFAVGTLVSQNYTKSGNIILEVGQFTGSSASTLEVKATFITATGSAVTYVASTAGALTIAGTSITWDTNQIASINDYGGTLATGTVVDGGAAVVYGQVTAGATGVAPLNFHIGANEGQVISMGFESMKADDLGLTTGISIDSASNAEFAISAVDAAVYRVSAFRAKLGAAQNRLEHTVKNLGVASENLTAAESRIRDADMAKVMAEFTKQQILMQSGTAMLSQSNQLPQQVLQLLR
- the secF gene encoding protein translocase subunit SecF, with protein sequence MFDFVGKRKVFLLLSLLLIIASLIFVFTKGFNLGVDFAGGTEFVISSDKEVEVNEVRDILTSIKSDYATAKIAKLKNLNVENTQLFQYSVVLKDSLSGDTSLKEELINQMKAKFSEKGVKIEFLEFNDVSGYAAEEIKSYAWYAVIISLILLLAYITLRFKFSFGVGAILALAHDILITMGFYSMFNIEINVAAIAAFLTLAGYSLNDTIVVYDKIRENMKKYRGKNSIEEIVNISINEVIVRSINTSLTTFLVVLPILIWGGKAIAPFAFGLAVGVVVGTYSSLYIASPIVIGWLKKSKI
- a CDS encoding alpha/beta hydrolase — encoded protein: MFLDNIPKDTKIIYEKSHPLFLEGGKDAVLLIHGYTGTPHDMYYLGYRLNEAGFTVYIPRLPGHGTNSIDFLNSNWKDWLRRVVDSYIELNSKYGNVYVSGLSMGGVLSLLIAAQFNPKKIALAAPALEARNKLLKLTPIIKWFTKKIERKEKDNYEEDGLNRLAREYWDYDWPSGGANLYKLQKLARKRLNMVKSDTLIIVSKRDGAVPLSVANIIKNNISSKVIETVVLEKSPHVVVNDIEKEKVADEIIRFFKGNES